In Carya illinoinensis cultivar Pawnee chromosome 6, C.illinoinensisPawnee_v1, whole genome shotgun sequence, a single genomic region encodes these proteins:
- the LOC122313495 gene encoding sterol 14-demethylase yields MDADNKFFNMGLLIVATLVVAKLISALIVPRSGKRLPPVLKSWPVIGGLVRFMKGPIVMLREEYPKLGSVFTVNVVNKKITFLIGPEVSAHFFKASESDLSQQEVYQFNVPTFGPGVVFDVDYSVRQEQFRFFTESLRVNKLKGYVDQMVAEAEDYFSKWGDSGEVDIKYELEHLIILTASRCLLGREVRDKLFDDVSALFHDLDNGMLPISVIFPYLPIPAHRRRDQARKKLAEIFGNIIHSRKYGGNAENDMLQCFIDSKYKDGRPTTEAEVTGLLIAALFAGQHTSSITSTWTGAYLMRHKEYLSAVLEEQKNLMGKHGSKVDHDILSEMDVLYRCIKEALRLHPPLIMLLRSSHSDFSVTTRDGKEYDIPKGHIVATSPAFANRLPHIFKNPDSYDPDRFAVGREEDKVAGAFSYISFGGGRHGCLGEPFAYLQIKAIWSHLLRNFELELVSPFPEIDWNAMVVGVKGKVMVRYKRRELSVN; encoded by the exons ATGGATGCGGATAACAAATTTTTCAATATGGGGCTTCTCATTGTGGCCACTTTAGTGGTGGCGAAGCTAATTTCTGCGCTAATAGTGCCTAGATCGGGAAAACGTCTCCCTCCAGTTCTCAAGTCATGGCCCGTGATCGGTGGGCTCGTCCGCTTCATGAAAGGTCCGATCGTGATGCTCAGAGAGGAGTACCCGAAGCTTGGGAGTGTATTCACAGTGAATGTGGTCAACAAGAAGATTACTTTCTTGATTGGTCCCGAGGTTTCGGCACACTTTTTTAAAGCCTCCGAGTCTGATCTTAGCCAGCAGGAGGTGTACCAGTTCAATGTGCCAACTTTCGGCCCAGGAGTAGTATTTGATGTCGATTACTCGGTGCGGCAAGAGCAGTTTCGTTTCTTTACGGAGTCCTTGAGAGTGAACAAACTGAAGGGATATGTCGATCAGATGGTTGCAGAAGCAGAG GACTACTTCTCGAAGTGGGGAGACAGCGGTGAAGTGGATATAAAGTATGAGCTGGAGCATCTAATCATCCTCACAGCCAGTAGATGTCTCTTGGGCCGAGAAGTTCGTGACAAGCTATTTGATGATGTTTCTGCCTTGTTCCATGACCTCGACAATGGAATGCTCCCTATTAGTGTTATCTTTCCATACCTGCCCATTCCTGCTCATCGACGACGTGACCAGGCCCGCAAGAAGCTTGCAGAAATCTTTGGAAACATTATCCACTCCCGTAAATATGGTGGAAATGCAGAGAATGACATGTTGCAGTGCTTCATTGACTCAAAGTACAAAGATGGTCGCCCGACAACTGAGGCAGAGGTCACTGGCTTGCTTATCGCTGCTCTATTTGCTGGGCAGCACACAAGTTCCATCACCTCCACTTGGACTGGCGCCTATCTCATGCGTCACAAGGAGTACCTATCTGCTGTGTTGGAGGAGCAGAAAAACCTGATGGGAAAGCATGGGAGTAAGGTTGATCATGATATCTTGTCGGAGATGGATGTCCTGTATCGGTGTATTAAGGAAGCCTTGAGACTCCACCCACCACTGATTATGCTGCTACGTAGCTCGCATAGTGATTTTAGTGTGACAACCCGAGATGGAAAAGAATATGACATCCCAAAGGGCCACATAGTTGCCACATCACCAGCTTTTGCGAACCGCCTTCCTCATATATTTAAGAATCCAGACAGTTATGATCCTGACAGATTTGCCGTTGGCAGAGAAGAAGACAAGGTTGCAGGGGCATTCTCATATATTTCATTTGGAGGTGGCAGGCATGGTTGCCTTGGTGAGCCCTTTGCATACCTGCAGATAAAGGCAATATGGAGCCATTTGCTGAGGAACTTTGAGTTGGAGCTTGTATCACCTTTTCCTGAGATTGATTGGAATGCCATGGTTGTGGGTGTGAAAGGAAAGGTGATGGTGCGGTACAAGCGGCGGGAGCTTTCTGTTAATTAA
- the LOC122313416 gene encoding probable beta-1,4-xylosyltransferase IRX10: MRTGGWVFAVLIVFGFVWRIGAERNVRTERISGSAGDVLEDDPVGRLKVYVYELPSKYNKKLLQKDPRCLTHMFAAEIFMHRFLLSSPVRTLKPEEADWFYTPIYITCDLTPTGLPLPFKSPRMMRSAIQLISSNWPYWNRTEGADHFFVVPHDFGACFHYQEEKAIDRGILPLLQRATLVQTFGQRNHVCLNEGSITIPPYAPPQKMQTHLIPQDTPRSIFVYFRGLFYDVNNDPEGGYYARGARAAVWENFKDNPLFDISTDHPTTYYEDMQRAIFCLCPLGWAPWSPRLVEAVVFGCIPVIIADDIVLPFADAIPWEEIGVFVAEEDVPDLDTILTSIPPDVVLRKQRLLANPSMKWAMMFPQPAQPGDAFHQILNGLARKLPHDKHIYLKPGERILNWTAGPVGDLKPW; this comes from the exons ATGAGGACTGGTGGGTGGGTTTTTGCTGTTCTTATCGTCTTCGGTTTTGTTTGGAGGATTGGTGCGGAACGGAATGTGCGTACAGAGCGAATCTCAG GAAGTGCTGGTGATGTCTTGGAAGATGATCCAGTAGGAAGGCTGAAAGTTTATGTATATGAGCTTCCAAGCAAATACAACAAAAAGCTTCTTCAGAAGGACCCTAGATGTCTGACCCATATGTTTGCTGCTGAGATCTTTATGCATAGGTTCCTCCTATCCAGCCCTGTTCGAACCCTTAAGCCTGAAGAAGCAGATTGGTTTTACACCCCAATATACATCACTTGTGACCTCACACCAACTGGCTTGCCATTGCCCTTCAAGTCTCCACGGATGATGAGAAGTGCAATACAGCTCATCTCTTCAAATTGGCCCTATTGGAATCGAACAGAGGGGGCTGATCATTTCTTTGTTGTGCCCCATGACTTTGGAGCCTGCTTTCATTATCAG GAAGAGAAAGCTATTGACCGGGGCATTCTTCCATTACTTCAGCGTGCTACCTTGGTTCAGACTTTTGGACAACGTAACCATGTGTGCCTCAATGAAGGTTCAATCACTATTCCTCCATATGCTCCCCCTCAGAAAATGCAGACCCACCTGATTCCCCAAGACACTCCACGGTCCATCTTTGTCTACTTCCGTGGCCTGTTCTATGATGTTAATAATGATCCAGAAGGTGGTTATTATGCAAG GGGTGCAAGGGCAGCAGTTTGGGAGAACTTTAAGGATAATCCACTTTTTGACATCTCCACTGATCACCCAACCACATATTATGAGGACATGCAACGAGCTATATTCTGTTTGTGCCCTCTGGGGTGGGCCCCATGGAGTCCTAGGCTTGTTGAAGCAGTGGTTTTTGGTTGTATTCCTGTGATCATAGCAGATGATATCGTTTTACCCTTCGCCGATGCCATCCCATGGGAGGAAATCGGAGTGTTTGTGGCTGAGGAAGATGTCCCTGATCTAGATACCATTCTTACATCTATACCTCCAGATGTAGTCCTAAGGAAACAAAGGCTGCTTGCAAATCCATCCATGAAATGGGCAATGATGTTCCCACAACCCGCACAACCAGGGGACGCTTTTCATCAGATACTGAATGGGCTGGCTCGCAAGTTGCCACATGACAAGCATATTTACTTGAAGCCTGGAGAAAGGATCTTGAATTGGACTGCAGGACCTGTTGGGGACCTCAAACCTTGGTAA
- the LOC122313417 gene encoding transaldolase-like encodes MATISRLPTPSPAPSALSTLRPRSSQPKILIGFYSGSTFNAKVSSSKLAVRSNPAIRGPLVVRCSQVGNGSPAKRTVLHDLYEKEGQSPWYDNLCRPVTDLLPLIASGVRGVTSNPAIFQKAISSSNAYNDQFRELVQSGKDIESAYWELVVKDIQDACKLFEPIYDQTDGGDGYVSVEVSPRLADDTKGTVEAAKWLHKVVDRSNVYIKIPATAACVPSIKEVISLGISVNVTLIFSLSRYEAVIDAYLDGLEASGLSDLSRVTSVASFFVSRVDTLIDKKLDKIGTPEALDLHGKAAVAQAALAYKLYQKKFSGPRWEALVKKGAKKQRLLWASTSVKNPAYPDTLYVAPLIGPDTVSTMPDQAFQAFIDHGLVSRTIDSNVSEAEGVYSALEKLGIDWSNVGSQLELEGVDSFKKSFDSLLDTLQEKANSLKLVSL; translated from the exons ATGGCAACCATTTCCAGGCTCCCCACACCGAGTCCTGCGCCTTCTGCCTTGTCCACGCTGAGACCCAGATCTTCTCAGCCTAAGATTTTGATCGGCTTCTACAGCGGAAGCACTTTCAACGCCAAAGTTTCATCTTCCAAGTTGGCCGTTCGGAGTAACCCTGCTATCAGGGGCCCTTTGGT TGTCAGATGTTCCcaagttggaaatggaagtcCAGCAAAGAGAACAGTTCTTCATGATCTCTACGAGAAAGAAGGGCAGAGTCCATGGTATGATAACCTCTGCCGACCTGTTACGGATTTGCTTCCTCTGATTGCAAGTGGTGTTAGAGGTGTAACTAGCAACCCAGCG ATCTTCCAAAAAGCAATATCGTCTTCAAATGCTTACAATGATCAGTTCAG GGAACTTGTTCAATCGGGTAAAGACATAGAATCTGCGTACTGGGAGCTCGTAGTGAAGgatattcaagatgcatgcaaACTTTTTGAGCCAATATATGATCAAACAGATGGTGGTGATGGATATGTTTCTGTTGAAGTTTCTCCCAGACTTGCTGATGATACTAAGGGGACTGTAGAGGCTGCAAAATGGCTCCACAAAGTGGTTGATCGCTCCAATGTTTACATAAAGATTCCTGCTACAGCTGCCTGTGTTCCTTCAATTAAGGAAGTTATTTCACTTGGCATAAGTGTCAACGTGACA CTCATATTCTCTCTTTCTAGGTATGAAGCAGTCATCGATGCTTACTTGGATGGCCTTGAAGCTTCGGGGCTAAGTGACCTCTCCAGAGTTACTAGTGTTGCTTCCTTCTTTGTCAGTCGAGTTGATACCCTCATTGACAAAAAGCTTGACAAGATTGGAACCCCAGAGGCCCTTGATCTTCATGGAAAG GCCGCAGTTGCTCAAGCAGCCTTGGCATACAAGCTCTACCAGAAGAAATTTTCTGGTCCAAGATGGGAAGCTCTGGTGAAAAAAGGTGCCAAGAAGCAGAGGCTGCTGTGGGCCTCAACCAGTGTTAAGAATCCTGCTTACCCTGACACCTTATATGTGGCTCCTCTCATTGGACCTGATACG GTTTCAACCATGCCCGACCAAGCTTTTCAGGCATTTATCGATCATGGTCTCGTTTCTAGAACAATTGATTCAAATGTATCCGAAGCTGAAGGCGTTTACAGTGCACTCGAGAAGTTGGGCATCGACTGGAGCAATGTTGGCTCGCAGCTCGAACTTGAAGGTGTGGATTCTTTCAAGAAAAGCTTTGACAGCCTGCTGGATACCCTGCAAGAGAAGGCAAACTCTCTTAAATTAGTGAGCCTGTGA